One genomic region from Polynucleobacter sp. MWH-P3-07-1 encodes:
- the acs gene encoding acetate--CoA ligase — translation MEPLMHENRVFHPPEDFVKGAAIPGMEAYNKLCAEAEKDYEGFWGRLAKENIYWKKPFTKVLDESQPPFYKWFEDGLTNASYNCLDINIQKGNGAKKAIIFEADDGTVTEATYQDLLDRVCKMANALRKMGIKSGDRVIIYMSMSIEGIVAMQACARIGATHSVVFGGFSAKSLQERIVDVGAVAVITADEQLRGGKALPLKVIVDEALALGECEKVKNVIVYKRTGGNIPMTAGRDAWMHDVVANESTTCEPEWVSAEHPLFVLYTSGSTGKPKGVQHSTGGYLLWAILTMKWTFDIKPSDIFWCTADIGWVTGHSYITYGPLAVGCTEIVFEGVPTYPNAGRFWDMIAKHQATIFYTAPTAIRSLIKAASGDESVHPKNYDLSSLRLLGSVGEPINPEAWMWYYEHVGGSRCPIADTFWQTETGGHMISPMPGATPMIPGSCTLPLPGIMAAIVDEAGHDVPNGSGGILVVKRPWPSMIRTIWNDADRFVKSYFPEELGGTLYLAGDGAIRNKETGYFTITGRIDDVLNVSGHRMGTMEIESCLVANPLVAEAAVVGRPDDMTGEAICAFVVLKGGRPTGDEAKKIATELRNWVGKEIGPIAKPKDVRFGDNLPKTRSGKIMRRLLRVIAKGEEVTQDTSTLENPAILDQLKQSL, via the coding sequence ATGGAACCATTAATGCACGAAAACCGTGTTTTTCACCCACCCGAGGACTTTGTAAAGGGTGCCGCCATTCCTGGAATGGAGGCCTATAACAAGTTATGCGCTGAGGCCGAGAAAGACTACGAAGGTTTTTGGGGGCGCCTGGCTAAAGAGAATATTTACTGGAAAAAGCCCTTTACTAAGGTTCTAGATGAATCCCAGCCACCGTTCTATAAGTGGTTCGAAGATGGCCTAACGAATGCCTCTTATAACTGTTTAGATATCAATATTCAAAAAGGAAATGGCGCCAAAAAGGCCATCATTTTTGAAGCCGATGATGGCACCGTAACCGAGGCCACTTATCAAGACTTACTCGATCGTGTTTGCAAAATGGCAAATGCTTTGCGCAAGATGGGTATCAAGTCTGGCGATCGCGTCATTATTTATATGTCGATGTCGATTGAAGGCATTGTGGCGATGCAGGCCTGCGCCCGTATTGGTGCAACCCACTCGGTAGTCTTCGGCGGCTTCTCCGCCAAATCCTTGCAAGAGCGTATTGTTGACGTTGGCGCAGTTGCGGTGATTACTGCTGACGAACAATTGCGTGGTGGTAAAGCACTGCCACTCAAAGTGATCGTGGACGAAGCATTGGCCTTAGGCGAGTGCGAGAAAGTGAAGAACGTCATCGTTTACAAACGTACCGGTGGCAATATTCCGATGACCGCTGGGCGCGACGCTTGGATGCATGACGTGGTTGCCAACGAATCTACCACTTGCGAACCAGAGTGGGTGAGCGCTGAACATCCCTTGTTTGTGCTCTACACCTCAGGCTCAACTGGCAAGCCCAAGGGCGTACAACACTCCACTGGCGGTTACTTATTGTGGGCGATTCTCACAATGAAGTGGACCTTTGACATTAAACCTAGTGACATCTTCTGGTGTACTGCCGATATTGGTTGGGTTACCGGCCACTCTTACATTACCTATGGCCCATTAGCGGTAGGCTGTACTGAGATTGTGTTCGAAGGTGTGCCAACCTATCCCAACGCAGGTCGCTTCTGGGACATGATTGCCAAACACCAAGCAACCATTTTCTACACCGCACCAACCGCAATTCGTTCTTTAATCAAGGCCGCTAGCGGAGATGAGTCTGTTCATCCTAAGAACTACGATTTGTCTTCACTCCGTCTTCTAGGTTCAGTGGGTGAACCAATTAATCCTGAAGCATGGATGTGGTACTACGAGCATGTTGGCGGATCACGTTGTCCGATTGCCGATACTTTCTGGCAAACCGAAACTGGTGGTCATATGATTTCTCCAATGCCTGGTGCAACTCCAATGATTCCAGGTTCGTGCACCTTGCCACTGCCTGGCATTATGGCGGCGATCGTCGATGAAGCTGGGCATGATGTGCCAAACGGAAGTGGCGGTATCTTGGTTGTGAAGCGTCCATGGCCTTCGATGATTCGCACGATTTGGAATGATGCCGATCGTTTTGTGAAGTCTTACTTCCCAGAAGAGTTGGGCGGTACTTTGTATCTCGCTGGTGACGGTGCGATCCGTAATAAAGAGACGGGCTACTTCACGATTACTGGTCGTATCGATGATGTCTTGAACGTTTCTGGACACCGCATGGGTACGATGGAAATCGAATCTTGCCTAGTGGCTAATCCGTTGGTTGCTGAAGCAGCGGTAGTGGGCCGTCCTGACGATATGACTGGCGAAGCGATTTGTGCTTTCGTGGTTCTGAAAGGTGGCAGACCCACTGGCGATGAAGCCAAGAAGATTGCAACCGAGTTGCGTAATTGGGTTGGTAAAGAGATTGGGCCAATTGCTAAACCCAAGGATGTGCGCTTCGGTGATAACTTGCCTAAGACCCGTTCTGGCAAGATCATGCGCCGTCTCTTACGTGTGATCGCTAAAGGCGAAGAGGTCACTCAAGACACTTCTACCCTTGAGAATCCAGCGATTTTGGACCAGCTCAAGCAGTCTTTATAA
- a CDS encoding fumarate hydratase yields the protein MTKIKQNDLIQSIADAFQFISYYHPKDFIQAMGRAYELEQGAAAKDAIAQILTNSRMCAEGHRPMCQDTGIAVVFLKIGMNVQWEDAKMSVSDMVNEGVRRAYLNPDNMLRASVLQDPAGKRRNTGDNTPAVIHYEIVPGDGVEVICAAKGGGSENKAKMVMLNPSDSIVDWVLKTVPTMGAGWCPPGILGIGIGGTPEKAMLLAKESLMGPVDIQQLIAEGPKNRVDELRLELYEKVNKLGIGAQGLGGLATVLDVKILDYPTHAASLPVAMIPNCAATRHIHFHLHGDGPAVFEKPSLSDWPDVTWTPDVQKSKRINLDTLTPEEVAAWKPGDTLLLNGKILTGRDAAHKRIQDMLAKGEELPVSFKNRVIYYVGPVDPVRDEVVGPAGPTTSTRMDKFTEMMLAKTGLIAMIGKAERGPVAIEAIKKHHSAYLMAVGGAAYLVSKAIQKSRVLAFADLGMEAIYEFDVKDMPVTVAVDSQGVSMHIEGPKEWSAKIGNIPVTIA from the coding sequence ATGACCAAGATCAAACAAAACGACCTCATTCAAAGCATCGCCGATGCCTTCCAATTCATTTCTTATTACCACCCTAAAGACTTTATTCAAGCTATGGGTCGCGCCTATGAGCTAGAGCAAGGAGCTGCCGCTAAAGACGCGATTGCTCAGATTTTGACTAATAGCCGTATGTGTGCAGAAGGTCATCGTCCGATGTGCCAGGACACTGGTATTGCCGTAGTCTTTCTCAAAATTGGCATGAACGTGCAATGGGAAGATGCCAAGATGAGTGTGAGCGATATGGTCAACGAGGGTGTACGCCGTGCTTACCTTAATCCCGACAACATGTTGCGCGCTTCTGTTCTGCAAGATCCTGCGGGCAAACGTCGCAACACGGGTGATAACACCCCAGCAGTCATTCATTATGAAATCGTACCGGGTGACGGCGTTGAAGTCATTTGCGCTGCCAAAGGGGGCGGCTCTGAAAACAAAGCCAAGATGGTGATGCTTAACCCTTCGGACTCCATCGTCGACTGGGTGCTCAAAACGGTCCCAACAATGGGTGCTGGTTGGTGCCCTCCTGGAATCCTAGGAATTGGTATTGGCGGCACACCTGAGAAGGCGATGCTGCTCGCTAAAGAATCTTTAATGGGTCCAGTTGATATTCAGCAACTGATTGCTGAAGGCCCTAAAAATCGTGTTGATGAATTGCGTCTGGAGTTATACGAGAAGGTCAACAAATTGGGTATTGGTGCACAAGGCCTGGGCGGTCTCGCAACAGTGCTCGATGTGAAGATCTTGGATTACCCAACCCATGCGGCTTCTTTACCCGTAGCAATGATTCCGAACTGTGCCGCAACACGACACATTCATTTTCACTTACATGGCGATGGCCCTGCAGTATTTGAGAAACCGTCACTTTCAGATTGGCCGGATGTGACTTGGACGCCCGATGTTCAAAAATCCAAACGCATCAATCTTGACACCCTCACTCCTGAGGAAGTTGCAGCTTGGAAGCCTGGCGATACCCTATTGCTGAACGGCAAAATATTGACAGGCCGCGATGCTGCCCATAAACGTATTCAGGACATGCTAGCCAAGGGTGAAGAGTTACCGGTGAGCTTTAAGAATCGGGTGATCTACTATGTTGGTCCAGTGGATCCTGTCCGCGATGAAGTCGTTGGCCCAGCAGGCCCAACCACCTCCACCCGCATGGATAAATTTACCGAGATGATGCTAGCCAAGACGGGCTTGATTGCCATGATCGGTAAAGCTGAGCGTGGCCCAGTTGCGATTGAAGCGATTAAGAAACATCACTCTGCTTATCTGATGGCCGTTGGTGGCGCAGCTTATCTCGTCTCTAAAGCAATTCAGAAGTCACGCGTGCTTGCCTTTGCGGACTTAGGGATGGAAGCAATTTATGAGTTCGACGTCAAAGATATGCCAGTGACTGTTGCAGTCGATTCTCAGGGCGTATCAATGCACATTGAAGGGCCCAAAGAGTGGTCAGCAAAGATCGGCAATATTCCGGTCACGATTGCTTAA
- a CDS encoding energy transducer TonB: MASLLNRLDAHLPFNKTERTIIVIVLLLHCLPFLGLLHFHFAADTPNEERVAISLTSPEAAPPAASKATTPPPKPVTPPTPPTPKPQPKEKTTQDKSSKAPKPPETQQQSSPPTPQSSQQAPSNSPPNAAVAPASSAGAGGTPIQTDIGKLEVIYEPDADAYYPSFSKRSGEQGAVVVRLIIDQAGNVENVALLRSSTFPRLDRAAMEIGQRYRFKPYLVNGVPNKISTNLLIKFNLKN, encoded by the coding sequence ATGGCATCTCTACTAAATCGACTCGATGCCCATCTGCCGTTTAATAAAACGGAGCGCACCATTATTGTCATCGTGCTCTTATTACACTGCTTGCCCTTCCTCGGTTTGCTTCATTTTCATTTTGCTGCCGATACCCCAAATGAAGAGCGGGTTGCGATTAGCTTGACCTCGCCTGAAGCTGCACCACCTGCCGCCTCCAAAGCAACGACCCCGCCACCTAAGCCAGTCACCCCGCCAACGCCACCAACCCCCAAGCCCCAGCCCAAAGAAAAAACGACTCAGGACAAATCCAGTAAAGCGCCTAAGCCCCCAGAGACCCAACAACAAAGTTCGCCACCCACACCGCAAAGTAGTCAGCAGGCTCCTAGCAATAGCCCTCCCAATGCGGCAGTTGCCCCCGCCTCCTCGGCAGGTGCGGGCGGCACCCCCATTCAAACTGACATTGGTAAACTGGAAGTCATCTACGAGCCTGATGCCGACGCTTACTATCCATCCTTCTCGAAGCGCTCTGGAGAGCAAGGTGCAGTGGTTGTGCGACTGATCATTGATCAAGCTGGTAATGTGGAGAATGTGGCCTTATTGAGGTCTAGCACTTTTCCGCGTTTAGATCGTGCTGCAATGGAAATTGGTCAGCGCTATCGTTTCAAACCGTATTTAGTCAATGGTGTACCGAACAAAATTTCTACCAACCTTTTAATTAAATTTAATCTCAAGAATTAA
- the murI gene encoding glutamate racemase codes for MALIGVFDSGVGGLSILDEALHQLPEHDYIYLADSLNAPYGEKSSEWISARSLALCHHLAKQGCDAIVVACNTATAEAIAQIRAELSEIPIIGVEPGIKPAAMQSQNGVVGVLATEATLNSDKFNALLATLPAHCRIIKQAGAGLVPLIEAGAANDSETLELLATHLLPIQEAGADTLVLGCTHYPFLRQSIRKLLGDSMTIIDTSEAVVRQLKRQLEARYPAKENESSRSTLGAVCFISSKDEAKLQQMAQELMNADLAGHALSAARLTALES; via the coding sequence TTGGCACTCATCGGCGTATTTGATTCTGGTGTAGGGGGCTTATCCATTCTGGATGAAGCCCTCCATCAATTGCCCGAGCATGACTATATCTATTTAGCTGATTCGCTTAACGCCCCTTATGGTGAAAAATCCAGCGAGTGGATTAGCGCAAGAAGCCTGGCCCTTTGTCATCATTTAGCAAAGCAAGGTTGCGATGCCATTGTGGTGGCTTGTAATACCGCTACTGCTGAGGCTATTGCACAGATTCGGGCCGAGTTAAGTGAGATTCCCATCATTGGGGTTGAGCCAGGCATCAAACCTGCTGCGATGCAAAGCCAAAATGGTGTTGTTGGAGTCTTAGCAACCGAGGCCACCCTCAATAGCGATAAATTCAATGCCTTGCTTGCCACCTTACCTGCTCACTGCCGAATCATCAAACAAGCCGGTGCTGGATTAGTGCCCTTGATTGAAGCGGGTGCCGCAAATGATTCTGAAACCCTAGAACTATTGGCAACTCACTTGCTACCGATACAGGAAGCAGGAGCAGATACCCTTGTCTTGGGATGTACTCACTACCCTTTTTTAAGGCAGTCGATCCGCAAACTCTTGGGTGACTCCATGACAATCATTGATACCAGCGAAGCGGTAGTTCGTCAGCTTAAAAGACAGTTAGAGGCAAGATACCCTGCAAAGGAAAATGAGAGTAGCAGATCTACCCTCGGAGCCGTCTGTTTTATTAGCAGTAAAGATGAAGCCAAGCTGCAGCAAATGGCTCAAGAATTGATGAATGCAGACCTAGCGGGTCATGCGCTTAGTGCCGCTCGATTAACAGCGCTGGAATCCTGA